TTGAGAACAAAAAATCGGCCGAGGTGGCCAAAAAACATACGCCCGCAGATAAAAAAGCCGCGGCCACGGCCATGACCCAGGCGCCCATCAAACGGGGCGGCGGCGGCGGGCGAAAAGCCAAATAAGACCCCGCCTTTGTCGAGCCTTGGCCTGACAAGATATTCGCGGGAGAGATGCCCATGCCCCGAAAACAAAACCCCAAAAGCATTTCAGCCCATGACGAGCAAATGCGCCTTTTGTGGGATGAGGTGGAAACCCTTCCCCCCGATGAAAAACAATGGCTAACGGCGCACGAAGTTTCTGAAATTGCGCCAGCCAAAAGCGTTTTACCCGCGCCGCCTCGCTATGCGTGCCGCTTTTTTTCTCATTTTAAATTAATGAGCCGGCTGGCAGGCGCGGCGAGGAAAATCTCCGAGGCCAATGACCGCGCCATGCAGCGCATCATCGAGGAAGGGCTTAAATAAGTAGCTCATCTTCTCGCTCACAAAAAAGAGCAAAGATTTTTTCTCTTGATATCGTATCCTCAAACAGACAAATTGAAATTTCTAACCCCCTTTTTAAGGAGCTGCCATGCCTGTTTACCGCTTTGATGAGCTTCCCGATGTTCGCCACAACCCGACGCTTTCCACCGCCCACGGGCCCACCATCAAGGGGGAGCGCATCTTTTTTGGCCTGCGTTTTATGGAAGGGGGCACGGGTTCCGAGCCCCACCACCACCCGAGCGAGGAGTTTCACTACATCATCTCGGGCCGCGCCCGCGCCGAGATTGACGGCAAAACCGACATCGTTGGCCCCGGCGGCCTCGCGCACGAAGGTGCGCGAATGTATTTGCCTTTAGGTTTCGGCCCTGAATGAAGGAGATTCATTCGCTCATTGTCATGAGCGACCCACCTCACCGCCGCCGAGCCGGGGGAAGACCTTGTCTACATCTATGCCAAAGACACCGCTTGGGGCCTAAAGGGTGTTGCCGCCGGTGAGGAAACGCCGGACGAGCAGCCCGATGATGATGCGTATTAGGAGAG
The window above is part of the Nitrospinaceae bacterium genome. Proteins encoded here:
- a CDS encoding cupin domain-containing protein; its protein translation is MPVYRFDELPDVRHNPTLSTAHGPTIKGERIFFGLRFMEGGTGSEPHHHPSEEFHYIISGRARAEIDGKTDIVGPGGLAHEGARMYLPLGFGPE